The region GAAGGAGAAAAAGGGATACCTGCCGATCTTCCTCGACCTGGAGGGCGTGCGCGCGCTCGTCGTCGGCGCCGGCCCGGTCGCGGCGCGAAAAATCGACGCCCTTCTTTCCGGGGGTGCGGCCGTCACGGTGGCGTCCCGGGAGTTCTCTCCGCCGCTCGCGGAGCGCGCGGCGCGCGGAGAGATCCGCGCGATCCGGGGGGAATACCGGGCGGAGCTGCTGGAAGAAACCGATCTCGTGTTCGCGGCAACGTCCGATCGCGGCCTGAACGGCCGCATTGCGCGGGACGCGAGGCGGCGGCGGATTCCCGTCAACGCGGCCGATTCTCCCGGAGACTGCACCTTCATCCTGCCCGCGGTCGTGCGGGGAGAGGAGTTCACGGCGGCGGTCTCCACGGAAGGGAGGAATCCGGGGGCGTCTCGCGCGCTGCGGGAGTTCCTGGAAGAACATCGCGCCGATGTCTCGGTTCGGCTGGAGCGGGGACGCCGCAGGAAGCGGATCGCGGCGGAGAGCGGCAAAGTCTACATCGTCGGCGCCGGGCCGGGAGACCCGGACCTGCTGACCGTCCGGGCGCTGGGGCTGATCCGGAGCGCGGACGCCGTCATCTATGACTACCTGGTCCCCGAAGAGATCCTTTCCCTCGCGCCCTCGAAGGCGGCGAAGATCTGCTTCGCCCGGCGCGGGCGGACGGCCGGGCACGGCGCCGCGCTGAAGCAGGCGGCGATCCACGAGGCGATGGCGAAGCTGGCGCGCGCCGGGAAGTCGGTCGTGCGGCTGAAGTCCGGCGACCCGCTGGTGTTCGGCCGGGGGGGCGAGGAGGCGGAGTACCTGTCGAAGGAAGGGGTGCCGTTCGAGATCGTCCCCGGAATCACGGCGGCCGCAGGTTGCGCAGCGGCGGCGGAGGTGCCGCTGACGCAGCGGGGACTCTCCTCCTCCATCACGTTCCTGGCGGGTCATGAAGCGGACGGGGACGAGGGGCGGGCCGTCGATTGGGAGCGGCTGCCGAAGGACGGCACGCTGGCGGTCTACATGGGCGTCGCGCGGGCCGAGGCGATCGCCCGCGGGCTGCTCGAAGCCGGTTTCGACGGGGAGACCGGTTTCGCGATCGTCGAAAACGGAACGCGCCCGCACCAGCGCGTCCTCCGGGGGGTCCTGAAGGATCTCCCCCGCATTGCGGCATCGTCGGGCGTCCGCTCCCCGGCGATCCTTTTCGTGGGGAAGACCGCCGCTCTTCCCGTCGAATCCTCAAAGGAGATCCAGGATGAACTTGTCGCGCAGGGTGTTTGACGACGTCTCGCAGATGATCGGCTCCCGGGAGAACCCGACGCCGCTGGTGCGGCTGCGGCGGCTTCCGCCGGCCGACGGCGGGGCGATCTACACGAAGCTGGAATGGATGAACCCCTTCGGCTCGATAAAGGACCGGACGGCCCGGTACCTCGTAGAAGGGCTGCGGAGGGACCGCCGCCTCGACGGGAAGAAGATCGTGGAGGCGACCTCCGGGAATACGGGGATCGCGATCGCGGCGCTTTCGAACCTCCTCGGAGTGGGATGCGCAATCACCATCCCCTCCGGCGCCCCCGCGGAGAAGATCACCCTGCTGCGGCTGCTGGGCGCGGAGGTGTGGCCGACCCCCGACGACCTCTGCCCGATCGACCACCCCAAGGACGGCGCCATCGCGCTGGCCCGCAGCTTCGTCGAGGGGGAGGCCACGCGGGACCTGTACGTGATGCCGAACCAATACGAGAACCCCGACAACGTCCGCGCGCACTACGAGACGACCGGCCCCGAGATCTGGGACCAGACGGAGGGGAAGGTCACCCACTTCTTCACCGGGTACGGCACGTGCGGCACGATCACCGGAGTGGCGCGGTTCCTGAAGGAGAAGAAACGGGACATCCGCGTCGTCGCGATTGAGCCGGAGAAGGGCCATCACCTGTCGGGGCTGAAGAACTTCCAGGAGAGCAGGAAACCGGTGATCCTCGACGAATCGCTCGTCGACGCGACGGTCCGCGTTCCGGACGCCCCCGCCTACGAGACCGCCATCCGCCTGGCGCGGGAGGAGGGGCTCCTCGTCGGCCCGTCAACCGGCGCGATCGTAAGGGCTGCGCTCAAGGAGCAGCTTCCGCCGGGCGCCGTCGCGGTGTGCATCTCTCCGGACAACGCGTTCAAGTACTCGACGCATTATAATCCCTACCTGTCGGAGGACGGGATCCCGGGGGTCGAGGTGACGGCATGAAAGAGGCCGATTACAAGGAGCTGAAAAAAGGCGGGATGATGCGGCAGGCCGAGGCCGGCCTGTTCTCCGTCCGTCTCCACGTGGTCGGCGGGCGGCTCGGCACGCGGCAGCTCGAGGCGATCCGTGAGGCCGCCGACCGGTTCGGCCGCGGGGAGGTGCACCTCACCAGTCGACAAGGCGTGGAGATCCCCAACGTGCCGCAGGGCTCCCTCGCCGAGCTGAAGGAATTCCTCGCCCCCTCGGGTGTGGGGGTGGGAGTGTGCGGCCCCACGGTGCGGACCGTCACCGCGTGCCAGGGGTGCCGGGTGTGCCCCAGCGGGGCGATCGACTCCCCCGCGCTCGCCGCCGCGGTCGACCGGGAGTTCTACGGCAAGCCGGTGCCGCACAAGTTCAAGGTGGGGATCTCCGGCTGCGTCAACAACTGCATCAAGGCGGAGGAGAACGACGCGGGGATCAAGGGGTGGATCGAGCCGCGCTGGTCGGGGGAAGACTGCACGGAGTGCGGCATCTGCGAGGCGGTTTGCCCGACGAAGGCGATCTCGAGGCCGGGGAAAGGGATGCAGCCGGTCATCGACCGAGAGTTGTGCATCGGATGCGGCGACTGCATCGTCGCCTGCCCCGCCGGGACCCTGCGGGAGGAAGTCCGCGGATTCCGGCTCTTCGCCGGCGGCAAGTTCGGGAGGGTCCCCTTCCTCGGGAAGCGTATCCTCGGCGTGCTGAAGACGGAAGCGGAGACGGTCGCCGCCGTGGCCGCCGTCCTCGAGTTCTTCCGCTTGCACGGGAAGCCGAGAGAGCGGTTCGGGGACACCCTGAAACGGACCGGCTTCGAGGCGCTGGAGGCGCACGTCCTGGGGAAGGAGGCGCGGCCGTGACGACGCCGATGCTCGACATCACGAA is a window of Thermodesulfobacteriota bacterium DNA encoding:
- the cobA gene encoding uroporphyrinogen-III C-methyltransferase, with the protein product MKEKKGYLPIFLDLEGVRALVVGAGPVAARKIDALLSGGAAVTVASREFSPPLAERAARGEIRAIRGEYRAELLEETDLVFAATSDRGLNGRIARDARRRRIPVNAADSPGDCTFILPAVVRGEEFTAAVSTEGRNPGASRALREFLEEHRADVSVRLERGRRRKRIAAESGKVYIVGAGPGDPDLLTVRALGLIRSADAVIYDYLVPEEILSLAPSKAAKICFARRGRTAGHGAALKQAAIHEAMAKLARAGKSVVRLKSGDPLVFGRGGEEAEYLSKEGVPFEIVPGITAAAGCAAAAEVPLTQRGLSSSITFLAGHEADGDEGRAVDWERLPKDGTLAVYMGVARAEAIARGLLEAGFDGETGFAIVENGTRPHQRVLRGVLKDLPRIAASSGVRSPAILFVGKTAALPVESSKEIQDELVAQGV
- a CDS encoding 4Fe-4S binding protein — its product is MKEADYKELKKGGMMRQAEAGLFSVRLHVVGGRLGTRQLEAIREAADRFGRGEVHLTSRQGVEIPNVPQGSLAELKEFLAPSGVGVGVCGPTVRTVTACQGCRVCPSGAIDSPALAAAVDREFYGKPVPHKFKVGISGCVNNCIKAEENDAGIKGWIEPRWSGEDCTECGICEAVCPTKAISRPGKGMQPVIDRELCIGCGDCIVACPAGTLREEVRGFRLFAGGKFGRVPFLGKRILGVLKTEAETVAAVAAVLEFFRLHGKPRERFGDTLKRTGFEALEAHVLGKEARP
- a CDS encoding PLP-dependent cysteine synthase family protein, coding for MNLSRRVFDDVSQMIGSRENPTPLVRLRRLPPADGGAIYTKLEWMNPFGSIKDRTARYLVEGLRRDRRLDGKKIVEATSGNTGIAIAALSNLLGVGCAITIPSGAPAEKITLLRLLGAEVWPTPDDLCPIDHPKDGAIALARSFVEGEATRDLYVMPNQYENPDNVRAHYETTGPEIWDQTEGKVTHFFTGYGTCGTITGVARFLKEKKRDIRVVAIEPEKGHHLSGLKNFQESRKPVILDESLVDATVRVPDAPAYETAIRLAREEGLLVGPSTGAIVRAALKEQLPPGAVAVCISPDNAFKYSTHYNPYLSEDGIPGVEVTA